The following proteins are co-located in the Phocoena phocoena chromosome 1, mPhoPho1.1, whole genome shotgun sequence genome:
- the RGS16 gene encoding regulator of G-protein signaling 16 has protein sequence MCRTLAAFPTNCLERAKEFKTRLGIFLHKSELGSGTGSVGKFEWDSKHSKEGRNFSEDVLGWRESFDLLLSSKNGVAAFHAFLKTEFSEENLEFWLACEEFRKLRSATKLASRAHRIFEEFICSEAPKEVNIDHETRELTRTNLQTPTAMCFDVAQGKTRTLMEKDSYPRFLKSPAYRDLAAEAAAASASASPSEPSHT, from the exons ATGTGCCGGACCCTGGCCGCCTTCCCCACCAACTGCCTGGAGAG AGCCAAAGAGTTCAAGACACGGCTGGGGATCTTTCTTCACAAGTCAGAACTGGGCTCCGGTACTGGGAGTGTTGGCAAGTTCGAGTGGGACAGTAAACACAGTAAAGAGGG cagaaacttcTCAGAAGACGTGTTGGGGTGGAGAGAGTCATTTGACTTGCTGCTGAGCAGTAAGA ATGGAGTGGCCGCCTTCCACGCCTTCCTGAAGACAGAGTTCAGCGAGGAGAACCTGGAGTTCTGGCTGGCCTGTGAGGAGTTCAGGAAGCTCCGGTCAGCTACCAAGCTGGCCTCCCGGGCTCACAGGATCTTTGAGGAATTCATCTGCAGTGAAGCCCCCAAAGAG GTGAACATAGACCACGAGACCAGGGAGCTGACCAGGACGAACCTGCAGACGCCCACGGCCATGTGCTTCGACGTGGCTCAGGGGAAGACGCGCACCCTGATGGAGAAGGACTCGTACCCGCGCTTCCTGAAGTCCCCAGCTTATCGGGACTTAGCTGCCGAAGCCGCGGCCGCCTCCGCCTCTGCCTCCCCATCCGAGCCCTCGCATACCTGA